One genomic segment of Paenibacillus xylanexedens includes these proteins:
- a CDS encoding toxic anion resistance protein: MSFSMEIPSQKEIQKVIEEEVKPVPAEVAELQQVANANVEMIMTLDLESLEKRKEILQSIDGFGMNTMRSSSEKNALLQVSVGHLSKTGDEGGQVAKGLTELHMQLKDLDPSVVDFAKTGFLGKLFNPLRAYFLKYQKADAVIADIVTSLDKGRSTLRNDNTTLEIEQQNLRELTKRLQKEIQLGVLMDESIDAQIEAAKVRNEDPEKVRFITEEVLFPLRQRVMDLQQMLVVNQQGIMAIEVVIRNNKELIRGVDRAKNVTISALKIAVTVASALYNQKIVLQKIELLNQTTNDLIAGTSKMLKDQGIAIQKQAYEASISVDTMKQAFTDVLSALDSISLYKQEALPRMRETINQFRELADTGEQQIQRLEKGQKLGL; this comes from the coding sequence ATGTCATTTTCAATGGAAATACCGAGCCAGAAGGAAATTCAGAAGGTGATCGAAGAAGAGGTGAAACCCGTGCCCGCCGAGGTCGCGGAGCTTCAACAAGTGGCAAATGCCAACGTAGAGATGATCATGACACTGGATCTCGAATCCCTGGAGAAGCGCAAAGAAATTTTGCAATCCATTGACGGCTTTGGCATGAACACGATGAGATCCTCTTCTGAGAAAAACGCCTTGCTTCAAGTCTCCGTTGGACATCTGTCCAAGACGGGAGACGAGGGCGGTCAGGTCGCCAAAGGTTTGACCGAGCTGCATATGCAACTGAAGGATCTCGACCCGAGCGTGGTCGACTTTGCCAAGACCGGTTTCCTCGGGAAATTGTTCAATCCGCTTCGCGCCTATTTCCTGAAATACCAGAAGGCTGACGCAGTCATTGCTGACATCGTAACCTCTTTGGATAAAGGCAGATCCACCCTGCGTAACGATAATACAACGCTGGAGATTGAACAGCAGAACCTGCGGGAACTCACCAAGCGATTGCAAAAGGAGATTCAACTTGGCGTGCTCATGGATGAGTCCATCGATGCGCAGATTGAAGCGGCCAAGGTCCGCAATGAGGACCCTGAAAAAGTCCGGTTTATTACCGAAGAAGTGCTGTTCCCGCTCCGTCAGCGGGTCATGGATCTGCAACAAATGCTGGTCGTGAATCAGCAGGGCATTATGGCAATTGAAGTAGTCATCCGCAATAATAAGGAACTAATCCGAGGCGTGGACCGTGCGAAGAATGTAACGATCTCGGCATTGAAAATTGCCGTTACGGTAGCAAGTGCTTTGTATAATCAGAAGATTGTATTACAGAAAATTGAGTTGCTGAACCAGACAACCAACGATCTAATCGCAGGAACATCCAAGATGCTCAAGGATCAGGGGATTGCCATCCAGAAGCAGGCGTATGAAGCCAGCATCTCCGTGGATACGATGAAACAGGCGTTCACCGATGTGCTGTCGGCGCTCGATTCGATTAGTCTTTATAAGCAGGAAGCTCTGCCAAGAATGCGTGAGACGATTAACCAGTTCCGTGAACTTGCGGATACCGGCGAGCAACAGATTCAGCGGTTGGAGAAAGGGCAGAAGCTGGGGCTGTGA
- a CDS encoding LacI family DNA-binding transcriptional regulator: MITIKDIAKLAGVSPSTVSRVISNHPRISTKTSLKVKQIMKELNYHPNIIAKSLVSKTTHTLGIMLPRPAEELFQNYFFGELLRGIITHATRMNYELLLTTETSSDNELHAISRLVHGRRVDGILLLGSKRDDPIISFLEAEKFPFVLIGRSEAHPNAPMVDNDNLQTAYDATHHLIAQGHTRIGFVSGPPDITLSHDRMLGYQKALAQAGLDADSDWIVEGEFLQESGFRAMSLFMSLPDRPTAIVVIDDNVAFGVLRALAELHYLVPEDISVVSFNNIALSELASPPLSSIDIGTYQLGYTAVQVLLKILNGEPQLHNPVIIPHRLIVRESSLFSKPRPPSD; the protein is encoded by the coding sequence ATGATTACGATCAAGGATATTGCCAAATTGGCGGGTGTTTCCCCTTCTACAGTGTCACGGGTGATTTCCAACCATCCCAGAATCAGCACCAAGACATCTCTCAAAGTGAAACAAATTATGAAAGAATTGAACTACCATCCCAACATCATCGCGAAGAGCCTAGTTTCCAAAACAACACACACCCTTGGCATTATGCTCCCGCGTCCTGCAGAAGAGTTGTTTCAAAATTACTTTTTCGGGGAACTGCTCCGAGGTATTATTACACATGCCACCCGAATGAATTATGAATTGCTGCTAACAACCGAAACATCATCAGACAATGAACTGCATGCGATATCACGCCTTGTGCATGGCCGTAGAGTTGATGGTATTTTGCTGCTTGGGTCCAAGCGAGACGATCCCATCATTTCATTTTTGGAAGCGGAAAAGTTTCCTTTTGTGTTAATCGGTCGCAGTGAAGCTCATCCAAATGCCCCCATGGTGGATAACGATAATTTGCAGACCGCTTATGATGCGACTCATCATCTGATCGCCCAAGGACATACGCGAATCGGATTTGTCAGCGGTCCTCCGGACATTACGTTATCGCATGATCGCATGTTAGGATACCAAAAAGCGCTTGCCCAAGCCGGGCTGGATGCGGATAGTGATTGGATTGTGGAAGGAGAATTTCTGCAGGAAAGTGGATTCAGAGCGATGTCGCTGTTCATGTCCTTGCCGGACAGACCCACCGCAATTGTTGTCATCGATGACAACGTGGCCTTTGGAGTATTGAGAGCTCTTGCCGAGCTTCATTATCTGGTGCCTGAAGATATCAGTGTGGTCAGTTTTAACAATATTGCATTATCGGAACTGGCTTCTCCACCCCTAAGCTCTATCGACATCGGGACTTATCAGCTTGGTTATACAGCCGTTCAGGTATTGTTAAAAATTCTTAATGGGGAACCACAGCTTCATAATCCGGTCATTATCCCCCATCGTCTGATCGTGCGTGAATCCTCACTCTTTTCCAAACCAAGGCCACCCTCAGATTGA
- a CDS encoding MFS transporter: MGMNPSSEPEIIGYQDGQAALHDTKAPPTLWRNVTFRRILYGYGISIFGDCFNGIAISLWVLQTTGSAKSMAAVQICNMAVSFLFGSVAGTVADRLDRRKLMLTSDLFRGVMAVLIAVSLFGWHAPFPVVLLLLSLSMFSSLFQAPAFHASVASMVGREHIQQATGTIHMVDNLARISGLAAAGVAVAAFGGFVAILITGATFLMSAVCVLMAGRFPEVRRSVSQQTTFAQEWRSSFAYIYRNRLIRSIVLLNPVLILFFMSAMMLVQVMAVKVWEANPVQFGLIETCIPLGYMIGSALLIASGKRLKRRGRWVFIGLIVLGPIYIFLSNVSSPIMALPLIVGGGAMFACCTMLTQIMLRTAVPDELQGRVYGVVGTITSTAPILGLTVVSVLADQWGAASVLQGVGILLLATGILAATTLKSIRTYH, from the coding sequence ATGGGCATGAACCCGTCCAGTGAGCCCGAGATTATCGGATACCAAGATGGACAAGCAGCATTGCATGATACTAAAGCTCCGCCAACACTATGGCGTAATGTTACCTTTCGAAGGATTTTGTACGGCTATGGCATCTCGATTTTTGGGGATTGCTTCAATGGGATTGCGATCAGTCTGTGGGTGTTACAGACCACAGGGAGTGCAAAGAGCATGGCAGCCGTACAGATCTGCAATATGGCTGTCAGCTTTCTGTTTGGATCGGTGGCGGGTACGGTTGCAGACCGATTGGATCGCAGGAAGCTGATGCTGACCTCGGATCTATTTCGGGGCGTAATGGCTGTACTGATTGCAGTAAGCTTGTTCGGCTGGCATGCTCCGTTTCCGGTGGTGCTGCTGTTGCTCTCACTCTCCATGTTTTCAAGTCTGTTTCAGGCCCCTGCATTCCACGCCTCTGTAGCAAGTATGGTTGGCAGAGAACATATTCAACAAGCGACCGGAACCATTCATATGGTGGATAATCTTGCCCGAATCAGTGGACTAGCCGCTGCGGGAGTGGCTGTTGCTGCTTTTGGCGGATTCGTTGCCATATTAATTACGGGGGCAACCTTCCTGATGTCGGCAGTCTGTGTGCTGATGGCGGGCCGCTTTCCAGAGGTACGGCGATCCGTTAGTCAGCAAACTACGTTTGCTCAGGAATGGCGTAGTTCGTTTGCCTACATCTATCGGAATCGTCTGATCCGTTCCATCGTCTTGCTCAATCCGGTGCTGATTTTGTTTTTCATGTCGGCCATGATGCTGGTTCAAGTGATGGCGGTCAAGGTATGGGAGGCGAATCCGGTGCAGTTTGGATTAATTGAGACCTGTATTCCGCTGGGATACATGATTGGCTCTGCGTTGTTGATTGCTTCGGGAAAACGATTGAAGCGAAGAGGGAGATGGGTATTTATCGGACTGATTGTATTAGGGCCGATTTATATTTTTTTATCGAACGTATCCTCGCCAATCATGGCACTGCCGTTAATCGTAGGAGGTGGAGCGATGTTTGCGTGCTGTACGATGCTCACCCAGATTATGCTGAGGACAGCCGTTCCAGACGAACTGCAAGGAAGAGTCTATGGCGTGGTTGGAACAATTACCAGTACGGCGCCCATTCTGGGATTGACGGTTGTCTCCGTATTGGCTGATCAATGGGGGGCAGCTTCTGTGCTGCAAGGCGTGGGCATATTACTGCTGGCGACAGGTATTCTGGCCGCTACAACATTGAAGTCGATCCGAACCTATCATTAG
- a CDS encoding TetR/AcrR family transcriptional regulator yields MSETLNSMDRRIKKSKAALKDALIHLMQKHPFKEISITDIVQRADLNRGTFYRHYQYKEDLFNEIIDDVIQDLVTSFRKPYQDEEEFEVNLMPSSAITIFEHVHQHAQFYTLVVKSEASSNFQRMICDVLRDLALQDLNHIFPPHINHEILASYQSHAIFGMIMEWIRQDFKHTPAYMAEELFKIIHYKPDNVVLKN; encoded by the coding sequence ATGTCTGAAACTCTGAATTCGATGGACCGAAGAATTAAAAAATCAAAAGCTGCACTGAAGGATGCACTCATCCATTTGATGCAGAAACATCCCTTTAAAGAAATATCGATTACGGATATTGTGCAGCGAGCCGACCTGAATCGGGGAACTTTCTACAGGCATTATCAGTACAAAGAAGACCTGTTCAACGAAATCATCGATGATGTGATTCAGGATCTGGTAACTTCTTTCCGCAAACCTTATCAGGATGAGGAAGAGTTTGAAGTCAATCTGATGCCCTCTTCGGCGATCACTATATTTGAGCATGTGCACCAACACGCACAATTCTACACACTGGTTGTGAAATCTGAGGCTTCCTCCAACTTCCAGCGCATGATCTGTGATGTCCTTCGGGATCTCGCTTTACAGGATCTGAACCATATCTTCCCTCCGCACATCAACCATGAAATATTGGCAAGCTACCAATCTCATGCGATATTTGGCATGATCATGGAGTGGATCAGACAAGATTTCAAGCACACCCCCGCTTACATGGCCGAGGAGTTGTTCAAAATCATCCATTACAAGCCGGATAATGTCGTGTTAAAAAACTGA
- a CDS encoding SDR family oxidoreductase, with translation MKLQDKVAVVTGAGSGMGKAIATLYAQEGAKVVVSDINEESAQAVVNDIKAQGGEAIVVLANVAKEEDVQNLIDTTVSTYGTVDILINNAGIMDGMEPAADITDEKWERLFAVNTTSVMRTTRKVLPIFLEKQKGVIVNIASAGGLHGGRAGAAYTASKHAVVGFTKNTGYMYAEQGIRCNAIAPGAVATNISASMAGISPYGAGRQQLGMAINPRIGTSEEIAKVALFLGSDESSFVNGTVVTADAGWSSY, from the coding sequence ATGAAACTTCAAGATAAAGTTGCAGTTGTTACAGGTGCTGGTTCAGGTATGGGGAAAGCAATTGCCACGTTGTACGCCCAAGAAGGCGCGAAAGTAGTCGTATCGGATATTAACGAAGAATCCGCACAAGCGGTAGTGAATGATATTAAGGCACAGGGCGGAGAAGCGATTGTCGTTCTGGCCAATGTAGCCAAAGAAGAAGATGTGCAAAATCTGATCGATACGACGGTTAGCACATACGGTACAGTAGATATTCTGATTAACAATGCGGGAATTATGGATGGCATGGAGCCGGCAGCAGATATAACGGATGAGAAGTGGGAGAGATTGTTTGCTGTAAATACAACCAGTGTGATGCGGACAACGCGTAAAGTATTGCCGATCTTCCTGGAAAAACAAAAAGGCGTCATCGTGAACATTGCTTCGGCAGGGGGCCTACACGGCGGACGTGCAGGCGCAGCCTATACAGCTTCCAAACATGCGGTCGTAGGCTTCACCAAAAATACAGGGTACATGTATGCTGAGCAAGGCATTCGCTGTAATGCGATCGCTCCAGGAGCCGTAGCAACCAACATCAGCGCATCTATGGCTGGTATTAGCCCATACGGTGCAGGTCGGCAACAGCTGGGCATGGCAATCAACCCACGCATCGGGACCAGCGAAGAGATCGCCAAAGTGGCTTTGTTCCTTGGATCTGACGAGTCCAGCTTCGTGAACGGAACTGTCGTTACAGCAGATGCTGGCTGGAGCTCGTATTAA
- a CDS encoding sugar ABC transporter permease — MKTRNNPLRLALSYVLLLIIAVVSIYPVLWIFLSSLRPGAALFSERLWPEAFTLTHYGELFNNPSFMYGRWYMNTLKIAFFTMIFSTLMVTLGMYALSRFRFRGRKTILSTMLILGMFPSFMSMIAIYIILLQIKLLDTHAALILVYSSGAVLGGFIVKGFFDTIPRSLDEAARMDGASHLRVFTSIILPLSKPMLTYVALTSFTGAWMDFIFARLVLRTKENWTLAVGMWDLVNRYQDSNFTMFAAGAVLIAIPITLLFVFLQRFLVQGLTAGASKG; from the coding sequence ATGAAGACACGTAATAATCCGCTGCGTTTGGCCCTGAGTTATGTGCTATTGCTGATCATCGCCGTTGTCTCCATCTACCCGGTGCTCTGGATCTTTCTCTCTTCCCTGAGACCCGGCGCGGCATTGTTCAGTGAACGGTTGTGGCCCGAAGCATTTACGCTGACCCATTACGGTGAGCTGTTCAATAACCCGTCCTTTATGTACGGCAGATGGTATATGAATACGCTGAAGATTGCCTTTTTTACGATGATCTTCTCCACGTTGATGGTGACACTTGGGATGTATGCCTTGTCCCGTTTCCGCTTCCGTGGACGTAAAACGATTCTCTCCACCATGCTGATCCTTGGCATGTTCCCGAGCTTCATGAGCATGATCGCAATCTATATCATTTTACTGCAAATTAAATTGCTCGACACCCATGCTGCGCTCATCCTGGTCTATTCTTCAGGGGCGGTACTGGGCGGATTTATCGTCAAAGGTTTCTTTGATACCATCCCGCGCAGTCTGGACGAAGCGGCGCGCATGGATGGTGCGAGTCACCTGCGGGTATTCACCAGCATTATCCTGCCCTTATCCAAGCCAATGCTGACTTATGTGGCACTAACCAGTTTCACTGGTGCGTGGATGGACTTTATCTTCGCCCGCCTGGTGCTGCGGACGAAGGAGAACTGGACACTTGCAGTAGGCATGTGGGATCTGGTCAACAGGTATCAGGACAGTAACTTTACGATGTTTGCTGCGGGGGCGGTTTTGATCGCTATTCCAATTACCCTGCTGTTTGTTTTCCTGCAACGATTCCTTGTTCAGGGTCTGACAGCAGGAGCTTCCAAAGGGTAA
- a CDS encoding sugar ABC transporter substrate-binding protein, whose protein sequence is MRKWQGATLSVMMAFTLAACGAGGGSPSPTTAGENPEEVVELTAENLQPEEGATLVIWEDKNQSSFIEQRVKKFEEKYGITVKMEELPPTDQVTKLTTDGPAGLAADVVVFPHDKIGSASEAGLILPNDIFEAETVENTSDNALKAVTFKDILYGYPYSVETYALFYNKALYPEAPKNFDEIISFAKTFNNVKSNQYALMWELQQFYYNYAFLASQGGYIFGDNGMDSADLGLNNEGAQKGGQFLQTLKSEVLPLKMGDVNYDIKKGLFSSGKLAMDINGPWTIADYRNAGIDFGVAPLPAIDGKPMTSFSGVKAYYVNAFTQYPNASKLLAAFLSNEEAQMENFDLNGTLPANKNVAADPKLQEDPINKAFLEQFNNSTPMPSLPAMDSVWGPITSAITDIWDTDKDVKASLDNAVKQIQESLATVQ, encoded by the coding sequence ATGAGAAAATGGCAAGGGGCAACATTGTCCGTCATGATGGCTTTTACACTGGCTGCGTGCGGGGCTGGAGGCGGAAGTCCATCTCCAACTACGGCAGGTGAGAATCCGGAGGAAGTTGTAGAGCTGACAGCCGAGAACCTTCAACCGGAAGAAGGGGCAACTCTGGTGATCTGGGAGGATAAAAATCAAAGCAGCTTTATTGAGCAAAGGGTCAAAAAATTCGAAGAGAAGTATGGGATAACGGTCAAAATGGAGGAATTACCTCCAACCGATCAGGTAACCAAGCTGACGACGGATGGCCCAGCGGGTCTGGCGGCAGATGTGGTTGTTTTCCCACATGATAAGATTGGTAGCGCTTCAGAAGCGGGACTTATTCTGCCCAATGACATATTCGAAGCAGAGACCGTAGAGAATACCAGCGACAACGCGCTGAAAGCGGTGACATTCAAGGATATTTTGTACGGCTATCCGTACAGCGTGGAGACCTATGCTCTTTTTTACAACAAAGCATTGTATCCAGAAGCTCCGAAAAACTTTGATGAGATTATCAGTTTCGCCAAGACGTTCAATAATGTGAAGTCCAATCAGTATGCGCTGATGTGGGAATTGCAGCAATTTTACTATAACTATGCGTTCCTGGCTTCACAGGGTGGTTATATTTTTGGGGACAACGGGATGGATAGCGCCGATCTCGGTCTGAATAACGAAGGAGCCCAGAAGGGTGGACAGTTCTTGCAGACACTGAAGTCGGAAGTGCTGCCGCTCAAGATGGGTGACGTGAACTATGATATCAAAAAAGGATTATTCTCCAGCGGCAAGCTGGCTATGGACATTAACGGTCCGTGGACCATTGCCGATTATCGCAATGCAGGTATTGATTTTGGCGTTGCTCCGCTTCCGGCAATCGATGGCAAACCGATGACCTCCTTCTCAGGTGTTAAAGCCTATTATGTGAATGCATTTACACAATACCCGAATGCGTCGAAGCTCTTGGCAGCGTTCCTTTCCAATGAAGAAGCTCAGATGGAGAACTTTGACCTGAACGGTACACTTCCTGCGAACAAAAACGTGGCTGCTGATCCGAAGCTGCAAGAGGACCCAATCAACAAGGCGTTCCTGGAACAGTTCAACAACTCAACACCGATGCCTTCGCTTCCTGCCATGGACAGCGTATGGGGACCAATCACGTCGGCCATTACGGATATATGGGATACCGATAAGGACGTGAAGGCATCGCTGGACAATGCTGTGAAACAGATCCAGGAAAGCCTTGCTACCGTCCAATAA
- a CDS encoding sugar ABC transporter permease — MQQQHVPVPVGPNRERQHRMTATICSIILQGLGQLYNRQWIKGICLLLLEGAGLAYLLPRLSQAVWGIWTLGENTQRFVKVNGSTVLQRGDHSIFLLLDGIIILLVFFVFILIYILNIRDAYVTGLAREEGKQTLGAAASLRNMMDKNFPYLFLSIPALGILFFTVMPILFTITIAFTNYSAPDHIPPAKLVDWVGFKTFSDLIQLKSWSQTFYGVLTWTIIWAILATVTTYFGGVLVALLIEQRGIRFKKLWRTIFILPYAIPQIISLLLMRNLFNGQFGPINTYMRAFGLEGLPWLTDPFWAKVTVIVVNMWIGIPVSMVLILGVLTAIPRDLYEAAEVDGASAFQKFRIITMPFILFATTPVLIMQFAGNFNNFNVIFLLTNGNPLRGDYQYAGATDLLVTWLYKLTLDNNKFNMASAVGIIIFLIIASFSIWNFRRSKSFKEEDMIQ, encoded by the coding sequence ATGCAACAGCAGCATGTCCCGGTGCCCGTTGGACCGAACAGGGAAAGACAACATCGGATGACAGCGACCATATGTTCCATCATACTGCAAGGTCTTGGACAGCTGTACAATCGACAATGGATTAAGGGGATTTGTCTACTGTTACTGGAGGGAGCAGGGCTTGCGTACCTGCTTCCTCGCCTGTCGCAGGCCGTATGGGGCATATGGACACTGGGGGAAAATACACAGCGTTTTGTCAAAGTGAATGGGTCCACCGTACTTCAAAGGGGAGACCATTCCATCTTTTTGCTGCTTGATGGCATTATCATACTGCTGGTGTTTTTTGTGTTTATTCTGATCTACATCCTGAATATCCGGGATGCGTACGTCACGGGACTTGCGAGGGAAGAAGGCAAGCAGACCCTGGGTGCAGCGGCTTCGCTTCGGAACATGATGGACAAAAACTTTCCGTATCTGTTCCTGTCCATCCCGGCGCTGGGCATTCTTTTCTTCACCGTTATGCCCATCCTGTTTACGATCACGATCGCGTTTACCAACTATTCGGCCCCGGATCATATTCCGCCAGCCAAACTCGTGGACTGGGTGGGCTTCAAGACGTTCAGTGATCTGATTCAGCTCAAATCCTGGAGCCAGACATTTTACGGCGTGCTTACTTGGACGATCATCTGGGCCATCCTGGCTACAGTCACCACCTATTTTGGCGGTGTGCTTGTAGCGCTGTTGATTGAACAGAGGGGCATACGCTTCAAAAAGCTGTGGCGGACCATTTTTATTCTGCCTTATGCGATCCCGCAGATCATATCCTTGCTGCTCATGCGTAATCTGTTCAATGGTCAGTTTGGTCCGATCAATACGTACATGAGAGCATTTGGGCTGGAGGGATTACCTTGGCTGACAGATCCGTTCTGGGCTAAAGTCACCGTCATTGTTGTCAACATGTGGATTGGTATTCCGGTCAGTATGGTGCTGATTCTGGGTGTATTGACAGCCATCCCTCGTGATCTCTACGAGGCTGCCGAAGTGGACGGAGCATCTGCGTTTCAGAAGTTCAGGATCATTACGATGCCGTTCATTCTTTTTGCCACAACTCCGGTACTCATCATGCAGTTCGCCGGAAATTTCAACAACTTCAATGTCATCTTCCTGCTGACCAACGGGAATCCATTGCGTGGAGACTACCAGTATGCAGGGGCGACGGACCTGTTGGTGACCTGGCTCTACAAGCTCACGCTCGACAATAACAAATTCAACATGGCTTCAGCGGTAGGTATTATCATCTTCCTCATTATCGCTTCATTCTCTATCTGGAACTTCCGCCGCTCCAAATCATTCAAGGAGGAGGACATGATTCAATGA
- a CDS encoding vWA domain-containing protein — protein MAKKGKFFFISIVMLVLVFGLVYAGITLTSNFGKSTTQVSTENAGKELGKLYADIAPATAEPVKGQIDLDPVDVAESLPDISKFAIAVENTTNDYVEIFSSPEKSGSGVDGWLTEVGEEFNKANITVGGKQVSVKIRNIASGTATDYIKSGKYMPDAFTPSNELWGEMVEASGVKTEMVSERLVGNVPGIVISKAKYDALVDTYGSVNVKTVTEAIANNELAMGYTDPFASSTGLNFLVTALNTYDSANPLGEKAIEGFEKFQTNVPFTASTTIQMREAAKSGRLDAFVLEYQTYVNTADLKSGYVFTPFGVRHDSPLYALGQLPQNKKEIIQKFAEFVTQAKYQQSAEEFGFNGLQDYKSELATVDGGTLLSAQKVWKEKKNGSKPIAAVFVTDVSGSMDGEPLNRLKESLRKGQKYLGTENSIGLVSYSSGVTVNLPIAKYDTNQQSMFVGTVDSLQAGGGTATFDGIVVAMKMLEDYMAADPNVKPLIFVLSDGETNEGHTLKDIRDLVETYKVPIYTIGYNADIKALESISSINEAASINADTDDVVYKIGNLFNVQM, from the coding sequence ATGGCCAAGAAGGGAAAGTTTTTTTTCATATCGATTGTAATGCTGGTACTCGTATTTGGTCTGGTCTATGCAGGGATTACACTGACGTCGAACTTTGGCAAGTCAACTACACAGGTGAGCACAGAGAATGCAGGTAAGGAACTGGGAAAACTGTACGCGGACATTGCGCCAGCGACGGCGGAACCGGTCAAAGGACAGATTGATCTCGACCCGGTCGATGTGGCAGAATCACTGCCGGATATCTCCAAATTTGCAATTGCCGTAGAGAATACAACAAATGATTACGTCGAAATCTTCTCTTCCCCAGAGAAGTCGGGCAGCGGGGTAGATGGCTGGTTAACCGAAGTAGGCGAGGAGTTCAACAAAGCGAATATCACCGTTGGCGGGAAACAAGTATCGGTCAAAATCCGCAACATTGCCTCCGGTACGGCCACCGATTATATCAAGTCTGGTAAGTATATGCCGGATGCATTCACACCTTCCAATGAACTATGGGGCGAGATGGTTGAGGCCAGTGGGGTGAAGACAGAGATGGTATCCGAGCGATTGGTCGGGAATGTTCCGGGTATTGTCATCTCCAAAGCGAAATACGATGCACTGGTTGATACGTACGGCTCCGTTAATGTAAAAACCGTAACCGAAGCGATTGCCAACAATGAACTCGCGATGGGATATACCGATCCATTTGCCAGCTCCACAGGACTGAATTTCCTGGTGACCGCACTGAATACGTATGACAGCGCCAACCCACTTGGCGAGAAGGCTATTGAAGGGTTCGAAAAGTTCCAGACGAATGTACCGTTTACAGCGTCAACAACGATTCAGATGCGGGAAGCTGCCAAGTCAGGCAGACTGGATGCCTTTGTACTCGAATACCAGACGTATGTGAATACCGCCGACCTGAAGAGTGGTTACGTTTTTACACCATTTGGCGTGAGACATGATAGCCCGCTGTATGCATTGGGACAATTGCCGCAGAACAAAAAGGAGATTATCCAGAAATTCGCGGAATTCGTAACCCAAGCAAAGTACCAACAATCGGCGGAGGAGTTCGGTTTCAACGGGTTACAGGATTACAAATCCGAGCTGGCTACTGTGGATGGCGGCACGTTGTTGTCTGCACAGAAAGTATGGAAAGAGAAGAAAAACGGCAGTAAACCTATTGCTGCCGTGTTCGTGACAGACGTATCCGGAAGCATGGACGGCGAACCGCTTAACCGACTGAAGGAGTCCCTACGCAAAGGTCAGAAGTACCTGGGCACTGAGAATAGTATCGGCCTGGTTTCTTATTCTAGCGGGGTAACCGTGAATCTGCCGATTGCCAAGTATGATACGAACCAGCAGTCCATGTTTGTCGGAACAGTTGATAGTCTGCAAGCTGGCGGTGGTACGGCGACCTTTGACGGGATCGTGGTGGCGATGAAGATGCTGGAAGATTATATGGCTGCTGATCCAAACGTGAAGCCGCTGATCTTTGTCCTAAGTGATGGCGAGACCAACGAAGGTCATACCCTCAAGGATATCCGGGATCTGGTCGAGACGTACAAAGTGCCAATCTACACGATTGGGTACAACGCGGACATCAAGGCTTTGGAGAGCATCTCCAGCATTAACGAAGCCGCAAGCATCAATGCCGATACCGACGATGTCGTGTACAAGATCGGTAACCTGTTTAACGTACAGATGTAA